Genomic segment of Terriglobia bacterium:
TCCTGAACCGACTCTGCCTCCCAGACCCAATCGGAAGGGCAAAAGCATCTTCGCCAATGCTCCACCATCTTTGCTGAGCACGATGCCGGTACGCAGGTGGACCACCCGGACGCCCCTCCGTGTCGCTGCATCCGTAGCCGCTTCCCACTCCCTGCAGACTTCTGGGAGAAATCCCGTACCGGAACTGCTTTCCTCACGCAGGACCTGGTCGCCGCGGTCGCCGTAGTAACCGATCGCCGAAGCGCCGATCAAGGCCTGCGGCCGGTCTGCCATTCCAGCGATCGCTTCTGCGATCAACCGCGTGCCCTTCACCCGGCTGTCACGGATTCGCGCTTTGCGGGCGGCAGTCCATCGCCCGCTCGCAATATTCTCGCCTGCAAGATGTACGACGGCTTCGACGCCGCGAAACGCTGAAGAATCGATGAAGTGCTTTTCCGGATCCCAATCCGCCGGACGCCTCAATGAAACGATCTCGTGCCCGGCACTCTTCAGTAATGGAATAAGAGCGGTTCCGACCAATCCGGTCGCACCCGTTACCGCGATCTTCATAGGATATTCCGTTACGTCTTTTTCTCTTTGTAGCCTTCCAGAGTGTGGTGCGCTTTGTAATACTTGCCGGCGTCATTCAGGTCCGGCTTTCCCACCGCAGGATGGCAAAATGTACAGGGCTTATTCTCTTTTTTTGTGTATTCCGGCGTAGAAAATGCGAATGGCAGAAACAATATCGACACCGTGCAGGTGATGACTGTGGCTCTCAGGATTTTGTTCATCTTTGCCCGAATACTGCCGGTGTTAGGATGATAGCACATCGATGGCACGCACCATTTTCAGACTGCTGGCCCTTGCCGCCGTCAGCGCTGCGCTGATTGCAGCGCAGAAGCCGGACTACACGCTGAAGGTCGACGTACCCTTCGTAACCGTGGATGTGACGGTCGAAGATGCGAACGGAAACGCTGTTCAAAACCTGTCTCGCGATGCTTTTGAATTGTTCGAAGACGGAGCACCTCAGGATATTCGCTATTTCCTTCCCGTTTCCGCACCGCACGATGTCCTCCTCTTATTCGATCGAAGCGGAAGCACTGAAGACAAATGGCCCTTGATGCAGATGGCGATCTCCGAGTTTATTGCCGGCCTGCGGCCTCAAGACAAGATTGCAATAGCCACGTTCGACTACGACGTTCAGATGCAACAGGAGTGGACCGGGGATCCGGACAAAGCGCTTTCCGCGCTGCCCCGGCTGCTCGAACCCGACCAGATCGGGGGAACGAATTTCTACCATGCTGTGGAGGAAACGCTTCGGCGGCAATTCCGCAAGACATCCGGCCGACGCGCGCTGATCGTTCTCACGGACGGACGCGATACGTCCTTTTACAAGGATCTGGTCACCCGGAACCGGATAGCCGATCCGAAAGCCGAACGCCCTTTCCAGAACGCGTTAAAAGCGGCACGGACTTCAAGAATTCCGATTTACTTCGTGGCCTTCAATACAGACAGGAACCTGCAACCGAACACAATCGGGGGAGACGAGTATAAAAGTCTGAGAATTATCTTTCCCAACTCCACGATGCCGGACCGCTATCTTGCGGCAGTACGGATGCGGATGGAGCAACTGGCAGACATTTCGGGTGGGCGGATGATCTATCCCCAAAAGCTGGACGACATCATTCCGTTGTATCAGCGGATCGGACAGGAACTGGGGATTTCCTACACGCTGGGATATGTGTCACCGAATCCCCGGCTGGACGGCTCCTTTCACCGCATTGAAGCGCGCACGCGAGATCCACTCTATCGAATCGTCCAATCCCGGGAGGGCTACTATGCGAGGTGAGAAAGGGAGCCGGGAATAACCCGGCTCCCGCTCACAGCAAGGTGAGTTCGCGACTCCTGGACGTTAGTTCGTCTGCCGGGAGCCGGTCGATTTCAAGAGCCGGACTTCCACGCGCCGGTTCTGGGCGCGGCCCTGTTCGTTTTTGTTGTCTGCGACAGGATCTTCTTTTCCGAGTCCGACAATGGAAATGCGATAAAGCGGAAGCTTCTTAGAGACGAGGTAGCGCTGGACAGCTTCGGCGCGCCGCTCGCTCAGACCGATGTTGTACTGCTCGGAACCGCGAGCATCCGTGTAGCCCTGGATTTCAAGCATGTATCCGCCGTTGCCGGTATTGCCGGCAATCCGGTCGAGCGTGCTCTTCGCCGCCGCATCCAGAACGGAAGAATTGAACTTGAACATCACCACTTGCTTGTCGCTTTCGGCATAGTTATCGCCAAGATTGGCGATACGGCTTTCAATCGTGCTGATTCTGTTATTTGCCTGTTGGACACCCTGATTCGCTGTATCCGCCTTGCGGTCGGCGGCCTGCGCAGCCGTCGCCGCATTCTGGGCCGCGGTTTGCGCTTGTGTGGCTTTGGTATCTGCCGCTCCAGCCGCAGTCACGCCCTGCTGAGCGCGTCTGTCGACGGCATCGATTCGTTCAGCGTTCTCTTTTACGCCGTTCTGGGCTTCCTGAATGGACGGCTCGAGCGCCTCGGTTTGAAGTCGTACATATTTCCGGCTCGCACATCCTGCTGACAAAACCATAATGCCGGCCAGGACGCCGATGCCTGCAACTGACAATCGTCGAATTGGACTAACCATGAACTTCCCCCTTGTTACTTTCTGTGAGCTTTAAGGTCTACGTTCTCGACTACTGAATATTAACCAGTAATATTCTAGTCAACTTCCGCTGCGCTGGTACAAGACTTTCGTGTATCATCGTGTTTGGTTCCCTAGTCTCGAACGAACGCCCACCCAATGACATCGCTGAAGACGCCTCATCCTTGAGCATTCCAATTGCCAATAAATATGGACCGGAAATATTGGATTTTCTGTTAGATGGGCTGGCAGGCGGGTACCACTCTGTGGCAAATCAGGGAATCTTTGGATGCTCTAAAGAAATGTAGGGCGGCCACGACCGCCCTACGCATATTTCGACGATGAAGTTGAGAATGGCGGCGAAATGGCCTAACGGCCTCGGTTGACGGCTTTCTTGAGTTCCGCACCGGGAACGAACTTCGTGACTTTCTTGGCAGGAATCTTCAGCGGGGCTCCGGTCTGAGGATTGCGGCCGGTTCTCGCCTTGCGCGAGCTGACCGAAAAGGTGCCGAAGCCCACCAGCGTCACTTTGTTTCCTTTCTTCAGCGTCGACTCAACACCATCGAGCGCGGAATTGAGCGCATTGCTCGCCTGGACTTTCGAAATCTTCGCATCTTTTGCGATCTTGTCAATTAACTCGCCTTTATTCATCTGTGCTC
This window contains:
- a CDS encoding TIGR01777 family oxidoreductase is translated as MKIAVTGATGLVGTALIPLLKSAGHEIVSLRRPADWDPEKHFIDSSAFRGVEAVVHLAGENIASGRWTAARKARIRDSRVKGTRLIAEAIAGMADRPQALIGASAIGYYGDRGDQVLREESSSGTGFLPEVCREWEAATDAATRRGVRVVHLRTGIVLSKDGGALAKMLLPFRLGLGGRVGSGDQYWSWISLHDVCGAIQHCIQATGLHGAVNLVSPSPIKSVEFTRTLGRVLGRPTVFPLPAFAARLALGEMADALLLASARVEPAKLQASRFVFRHKDLEPALRELLRS
- a CDS encoding VWA domain-containing protein yields the protein MARTIFRLLALAAVSAALIAAQKPDYTLKVDVPFVTVDVTVEDANGNAVQNLSRDAFELFEDGAPQDIRYFLPVSAPHDVLLLFDRSGSTEDKWPLMQMAISEFIAGLRPQDKIAIATFDYDVQMQQEWTGDPDKALSALPRLLEPDQIGGTNFYHAVEETLRRQFRKTSGRRALIVLTDGRDTSFYKDLVTRNRIADPKAERPFQNALKAARTSRIPIYFVAFNTDRNLQPNTIGGDEYKSLRIIFPNSTMPDRYLAAVRMRMEQLADISGGRMIYPQKLDDIIPLYQRIGQELGISYTLGYVSPNPRLDGSFHRIEARTRDPLYRIVQSREGYYAR
- a CDS encoding OmpA family protein, translating into MVSPIRRLSVAGIGVLAGIMVLSAGCASRKYVRLQTEALEPSIQEAQNGVKENAERIDAVDRRAQQGVTAAGAADTKATQAQTAAQNAATAAQAADRKADTANQGVQQANNRISTIESRIANLGDNYAESDKQVVMFKFNSSVLDAAAKSTLDRIAGNTGNGGYMLEIQGYTDARGSEQYNIGLSERRAEAVQRYLVSKKLPLYRISIVGLGKEDPVADNKNEQGRAQNRRVEVRLLKSTGSRQTN
- a CDS encoding HU family DNA-binding protein → MNKGELIDKIAKDAKISKVQASNALNSALDGVESTLKKGNKVTLVGFGTFSVSSRKARTGRNPQTGAPLKIPAKKVTKFVPGAELKKAVNRGR